One genomic window of Bacillota bacterium includes the following:
- a CDS encoding integrase produces the protein MKQTDFAKTLTRFLMDFLPGQRNVSPNTIKSYRDAFKQYLTFMQEEQRIKPEKISFASATTLSIKEFLLWLETSKNVSASTRNQRLAAIHSFFRYAQAEYPEILFESQKILGIPFKKKQQQTILHLTMTQLAYLFEQPDTSTKRGRRDLALMITLYDTGARVQELIDLKVCQVRLAQPAMITLTGKGNKQRVVPILAKTRAILEGYMAENHLFENGRQQNHLFHNSRYQAFTRPGIAYILNKYFFQAKISHKEEIFPETIHPHMLRHSKALHLLESGVNLIYIRDLLGHVSVTTTEMYLRFDIELKRKALEAAYPQVVTQDAPAWEENIGILQWLENLCNS, from the coding sequence ATGAAACAGACTGATTTTGCGAAAACACTTACACGCTTTTTAATGGATTTTTTGCCTGGACAAAGAAACGTCAGCCCAAATACAATTAAGTCTTACCGTGATGCATTTAAGCAGTACCTTACGTTCATGCAAGAAGAACAAAGGATTAAGCCGGAAAAAATTTCGTTTGCCTCTGCAACCACCTTAAGTATCAAAGAGTTTTTACTCTGGCTTGAAACATCCAAAAATGTCAGTGCTAGCACCCGTAATCAACGGTTGGCAGCCATTCATAGTTTTTTCAGGTATGCTCAAGCTGAGTATCCAGAAATTCTTTTTGAGAGCCAAAAGATTCTTGGTATTCCATTTAAAAAGAAACAACAACAAACGATCCTGCATTTGACCATGACTCAGTTAGCGTATTTGTTCGAACAACCTGATACATCTACAAAAAGAGGACGTCGCGATTTGGCTTTAATGATTACCCTATACGATACGGGTGCGAGAGTGCAAGAGTTAATTGATTTAAAAGTTTGCCAAGTTAGACTAGCCCAGCCTGCAATGATTACCTTAACTGGCAAAGGGAACAAGCAACGAGTTGTACCAATCCTGGCTAAAACACGAGCCATACTTGAAGGGTACATGGCTGAAAATCATCTTTTCGAAAATGGAAGGCAACAAAATCACCTTTTCCATAATAGCAGATACCAAGCGTTTACACGGCCGGGAATTGCATACATTTTAAATAAGTACTTCTTTCAGGCAAAGATTAGCCACAAAGAAGAGATTTTTCCAGAAACTATTCATCCGCACATGCTAAGGCACTCAAAAGCTCTTCATCTACTTGAATCTGGTGTGAATCTAATTTACATCCGTGATTTACTAGGACATGTTAGTGTTACTACAACGGAGATGTATTTGAGATTTGATATAGAGCTAAAAAGAAAAGCCTTAGAAGCTGCATATCCCCAAGTAGTAACTCAAGATGCACCTGCATGGGAGGAGAACATAGGTATCCTTCAGTGGCTAGAGAATCTTTGCAATTCATGA
- a CDS encoding IS21 family transposase translates to MKGMLTVARIDCIKEQREVEGLSVSQIAKSHNISWATAKKYADNPPPAKEPARQVRKKRVMLDTYTEIIQAWLEEDLLVPKKQRRTATAIYNQLRAETDYQGSSRTVRYYVKRFKAEIYSKHKQDKQYVRLEHLPGSAQVDFGDFYANESQADGDTVRVKRNLLVLAFPYSNTFYSRALPAANLECLLYGLGSIFEEMGGVPQTLVFDNLKPVVNKILNDHDRKLNETFTRFKMHYRFQTVFCNPGKGNEKGNVEVDVGYVRRNALTPIPNGDDLDALNDILSEFGRNDRNRPHHSKGQLLTDLYEEDRKRLLKLPEQEFEPVTTALVTVRNKYGEIKVGDHLYTVPGASPRQEFLVKVWWDRIEVLDNHRQRRLLTAPRKYVAKAQNINWVAELSIFRNKPRAIESGASLRLLPQILRNYLLPPNLQERKKRVESLIELFAKYDFATVVSAVESGLESGRTDSASLVNIADYIAGMEKVQAPISEHYTPKDIMEWAPDLNKYSQLQGGGFGE, encoded by the coding sequence ATGAAAGGAATGCTAACCGTGGCTCGTATTGATTGTATCAAAGAACAACGTGAAGTAGAAGGATTATCTGTAAGTCAAATCGCAAAATCTCATAACATATCTTGGGCAACAGCTAAGAAATATGCAGATAACCCTCCCCCAGCTAAGGAACCGGCTCGGCAGGTGCGGAAAAAACGTGTTATGTTGGACACTTACACCGAGATAATTCAGGCGTGGCTTGAAGAAGATCTGTTAGTCCCGAAGAAACAACGCAGAACGGCCACTGCCATTTACAACCAGCTTCGAGCCGAAACTGACTACCAGGGATCAAGCAGAACTGTAAGGTATTACGTCAAGAGATTCAAAGCAGAGATTTACTCTAAACATAAACAGGACAAGCAGTATGTAAGGCTAGAGCATCTGCCTGGCTCAGCCCAAGTAGACTTTGGAGATTTCTACGCCAATGAAAGCCAGGCTGACGGTGACACTGTCAGGGTGAAGCGCAATCTGCTAGTTCTGGCCTTCCCCTACAGCAATACATTTTACTCTCGGGCGCTTCCAGCAGCGAATCTTGAATGTCTTTTATACGGCCTGGGATCAATATTCGAAGAAATGGGTGGGGTCCCACAAACTCTCGTATTTGACAACTTAAAGCCGGTTGTAAATAAGATTCTCAATGATCATGACCGAAAACTAAATGAGACCTTCACTCGCTTTAAAATGCACTACCGGTTCCAGACAGTATTCTGTAACCCTGGCAAAGGAAACGAGAAGGGAAACGTTGAGGTTGACGTTGGGTATGTGCGCAGAAACGCATTAACCCCTATCCCCAACGGAGACGATTTGGATGCACTTAATGACATACTCTCCGAGTTTGGCCGGAATGATCGCAACAGACCTCATCACTCAAAGGGTCAACTTCTTACGGACCTTTACGAAGAAGACCGTAAGCGATTGCTTAAGCTACCGGAGCAGGAATTTGAGCCAGTTACCACCGCTCTCGTTACCGTCCGTAACAAGTATGGCGAGATAAAAGTTGGCGACCACCTCTACACAGTTCCCGGGGCAAGCCCCAGGCAAGAGTTTTTGGTTAAAGTCTGGTGGGATAGAATCGAGGTCCTTGACAACCACCGCCAAAGGCGGTTACTGACTGCCCCTCGCAAGTACGTGGCCAAAGCCCAGAATATTAACTGGGTAGCGGAGCTATCTATCTTCCGTAACAAACCCAGGGCAATTGAAAGCGGCGCAAGCTTGCGCTTGCTCCCTCAGATTCTAAGGAACTATCTTTTGCCTCCGAATCTTCAAGAAAGGAAAAAACGAGTTGAGAGCCTAATCGAGCTTTTTGCGAAATATGATTTTGCCACTGTAGTAAGTGCTGTGGAAAGCGGTTTAGAGAGCGGGAGAACAGATAGTGCAAGCTTGGTTAACATAGCTGACTATATAGCCGGAATGGAGAAAGTTCAGGCCCCAATCTCTGAGCATTATACCCCCAAAGACATTATGGAATGGGCGCCGGATTTAAACAAGTATAGCCAACTCCAGGGGGGTGGGTTTGGTGAGTAG